The segment AAGGCCGGTTATCCTGTTTATGAGATTGCCATATCTTCCGGGAAGGGGATAGGCCTATATTTTAAGATGCTGGAGTTCGCCACCATCTTTACTGGGTATCTCCTGGGCATAGATCCTGTTAACCAGCCCAACGTACAACTATATAAGAAGAAGCAGTTAGAGTATGTCTCAAAGCGCGAAGACGCGCCAGCTGATAATATCGTGTCTGAAGGGCCGATCGCCGTAGATTATAACGTGTCGATGGGCCCCGGTAAGGTGACGAAGGCCCGGCTCGAAGAGGTTTTGAAGAAGGCGGGGGGTAGGACGCCGTCCGATGTAGCGGCGGCTCTCCTCTTCATCGCGGTAAAAGACCTTAAGAGGGATTACATAGTCCAGATGATATTCAGGCGCATGGATGTGCGCATGAAGGCCTCGCAGGAGAGATGGCGCCGACGGGTAAGGAAGGCGCTTAAGACCGTGACGCTGGGCGAAGAGGCGCCGTGCGTTCTGCACGCGAAACAGCAGGGTTTCCAGACGGTCGCCGACGACGGCTTCTTCCTATTCATAAGGATAATGGATTACGGCAAGTGCGATATCGCCGTCCCCGGCCTCGGCTACACCCTCGGGAAGCTTGTGCAGGCGCAGGCCAGGGGAAGCCTAGAGGGTCTTGCCGGAGAGGCCAAGCCATCGGGAAACGGCAGATATAAGGGCGTCGGCATACGTGTCGACCTCAAAGACGCCTCACCCGCCACTCAGGCCGCCTTCGAGAAGTTCCTCGACGACATGGCAGAGAGATTGGAAGACCTCGCCGCATAACCCCTTTTATAATTGACGATGCGAATACCATGTGATAACCTAAATATCCTATGAAAAGATTCAGGGTGGGCATAATCGGATGCGGGACGATATTCCCGATGCACGCGCAGTCGCTCAGGAAGCTTGGAGCCGGGAGCTTTGGGCTTGGAGGAAAAGGCGCACAGCTCGTCGCCGTCTGCGACATAAAGAGAGAGCGGGCGGCCGGGGCGGCCAGGAAATACCGCTGCAATCATTACACCGACTATAAGAAGATGCTCGACGGAGAACGCCTCGACGTCGTACACATATGCACCCCCCATTATCTCCACATGCCCATGATATGCGAGGCGGCCAAGAGGAAGGTCAACGTACTGACCGAGAAGCCGATGGGGCTTAACCCGGAAGAGGCAAACAGGGAGATAAGCGCCGCCAAAAAGAACGGGATAGTCCTCGGCGTAATATCCCAGAACAGGTTCAACCCGGGCTCTCAACTCGTTAAAAAAAGGGTCAAGGACGGGAGTTTGGGTAAGATGAAGAGCGCCCAGCTCGTCCTTGCATACCATAAGCCGGACAGTTACTACAGGAAGAGCGACTGGAAAGGGAGGAAGCGCCTTGAGGGCGGCGGGGTGGTCATAGACCAGGCGATACATTACCTGGACATAATGAGATGGCTCATACCGAGCCCGGTAGATTACGTCGAGGCGTCGGTCAATAACAGGTACCATTCCTTCACGGACGTAGAGGATGCCGCCGAGGGCATAGTGAAGTTCAGGAACGGATTTTACCTCTCTTTTTACCTCATAAACTACTACTCCTATGATTCCGATACCAGGATAGAGATAGATTGCGAAAAGGCGCGCGTCAATATCGTAAAAGATTCCGCGCGGATCGGTTATTACAGGGGCGGGGAAGAACACGCAGGGCCGCGTCCCGACGAATATATCGATTACGGCGACGGTGTCAGGGACTATTGGGGCTATTGCCATTTTAACCAGATAAGAGATTATTACGAGGCGCTGAGGGCCGGCAGGAAGCCGGCGATCACAGGCGAAGATGCGAAGAAGACGCAGGAGCTCGTCTGGGCTATATACGAGTCGTCGCGGCGTAGAGCGAAGGTTTATCTGTAGTTAGTTAGGAGTTAGGAGCTGGGAGTTAGGAGTTAAGTAGATAAATAACGGAGGAATAAGATGGCAGTTAGAGTAGGAGTGATAGGGTGCGGCAAGATCGCCGAGAGGGCCAGTCTGCCCAACCTGGTGAATTACAGGGAGAAGGCGGAGGTGAAGGTCCTCTGCGACATAGCGGAAGAGAAGGCGAAGGCCTTGCGTGATAAGTTCGAGCTGACAGGCATCGATATAGCTACGGATTGGCAGAAGGTGGTGGCGAGGAAGGATATCGATGTGATCTTTGTCGATACGCCGAATTATCTTCATGAGGAGATGACCGTAGGCGCCTGCAGCAGGAAGAAACATGTCCTGGTGGAGAAGCCGATAACGCTGACCGTAAAGGCGGCCGATAAGATGATAAAGGCGGCGAAGTCGGGCGGCGTATACCTCATGGTGGAGCAGACCCAGAGGTTCGACCCGGTCCACCAGGCGGCCAAGAAGATGATCGACTCGGGCGTCCTCGGCAAGATACACAATATAAGGGGCAGGATAGGCCACGCAGGCCCGGAATACTGGTCCGAGGGGAAGGGCCACTGGTTCTACGACAAGAAGAAGTCGGGCGGCGGGGCGATGATAGACATAGGCGTCCATATAACGGACCTCATCAGGTGGTTCGCGGGAAAGAAGATAACCGAGGTCTTCGCCACGATACGCAACCTGGAGAAGCCGGTCAAGATCGACGATAACGGCACGGTCCTGCTGAAGTTCGCGGACGGCACCAAGGGCGAGATAGAGTGCAGCTGGACGACGAGACCATACGAGGTCCTTACGTTCACGTACGGCTCGAAAGGCAAGATGGTGACCGCGATAGGAACGGAGAAGCCCGTCAAGGTGACTGTCGCAAAGACCGGCAAGGGCGAAGACCCCAATTGCGTTCTCGAAGAGATATATCCCGAGATAGGTACCGGGACCGGATGGGAGAACGCCGTGCACTATTTCATCGACTGCATAATCGATAAAAAACGGCCGTTCGTATCCGGAGAGGAAGGGCGCGAGACGATGCGTGTGATAAACGCGGCATACGAGTCGAACGAGAAAGGGAGATGGGTGAAGGTAAGATGAAACTCGGACTCTGCACCTGGTCGTATAACAGGACGTTCGCCTCCGGCAAGATGGACCTGGAGAAGCTCCTGCACGTATGCGCCGGCGAACTCAGGGTAGGCGGCATAGATATAATAGACGTCCACCTCAAGAGCCAGGACCCGGCATATCTATTGAAGATAAAGAAGCTCGCGACCGACCTGCAGGTCACCATATCGGCCGTCTCCCCCGGGAACAGTTTCGGCAAGGATAAGGAGTCGGACGAGAGAGCAGAGGTCGATAAGATCAATAAGTGGACGGAGACCGCCTACCTCCTGGGCGCGCCGAACCTGAGGATATTCGCGGGATGGGCCCCGAAAGAGCGCCATAAGGAGTTGTGGCCGAAGGTTGTGAAGAGCATCAGATCGTGCGCGGAATACGCCGCAAAGAGAGGCGTTACGCTCGCCATAGAGTCGCATAACGGCGGCGGTTACCTGCCGACCTCGATAGAGACGCATAAACTGCTGAGCGACGTCAATTCGCCCTGGGT is part of the Candidatus Omnitrophota bacterium genome and harbors:
- a CDS encoding Gfo/Idh/MocA family oxidoreductase, which gives rise to MAVRVGVIGCGKIAERASLPNLVNYREKAEVKVLCDIAEEKAKALRDKFELTGIDIATDWQKVVARKDIDVIFVDTPNYLHEEMTVGACSRKKHVLVEKPITLTVKAADKMIKAAKSGGVYLMVEQTQRFDPVHQAAKKMIDSGVLGKIHNIRGRIGHAGPEYWSEGKGHWFYDKKKSGGGAMIDIGVHITDLIRWFAGKKITEVFATIRNLEKPVKIDDNGTVLLKFADGTKGEIECSWTTRPYEVLTFTYGSKGKMVTAIGTEKPVKVTVAKTGKGEDPNCVLEEIYPEIGTGTGWENAVHYFIDCIIDKKRPFVSGEEGRETMRVINAAYESNEKGRWVKVR
- a CDS encoding sugar phosphate isomerase/epimerase family protein: MKLGLCTWSYNRTFASGKMDLEKLLHVCAGELRVGGIDIIDVHLKSQDPAYLLKIKKLATDLQVTISAVSPGNSFGKDKESDERAEVDKINKWTETAYLLGAPNLRIFAGWAPKERHKELWPKVVKSIRSCAEYAAKRGVTLAIESHNGGGYLPTSIETHKLLSDVNSPWVRLNLDTGNYQDPDMYEALERSMPYTTHMHAKIHKLSPDGKELEFDYDKIFAILKKANYRGFLNIEYEGKEDELTYVPKAFDMVRRYIKKYEMF
- a CDS encoding Gfo/Idh/MocA family oxidoreductase, whose protein sequence is MKRFRVGIIGCGTIFPMHAQSLRKLGAGSFGLGGKGAQLVAVCDIKRERAAGAARKYRCNHYTDYKKMLDGERLDVVHICTPHYLHMPMICEAAKRKVNVLTEKPMGLNPEEANREISAAKKNGIVLGVISQNRFNPGSQLVKKRVKDGSLGKMKSAQLVLAYHKPDSYYRKSDWKGRKRLEGGGVVIDQAIHYLDIMRWLIPSPVDYVEASVNNRYHSFTDVEDAAEGIVKFRNGFYLSFYLINYYSYDSDTRIEIDCEKARVNIVKDSARIGYYRGGEEHAGPRPDEYIDYGDGVRDYWGYCHFNQIRDYYEALRAGRKPAITGEDAKKTQELVWAIYESSRRRAKVYL